The Streptomyces europaeiscabiei genome window below encodes:
- a CDS encoding tyrosine-type recombinase/integrase: MTTPRDTPASRRARANGDGTVYQRKDSRWEAAGYVLAPGNTRKRIRVYGTTRKEALAKLTEKIAASNRGLPAPSAQGSLTTYLTYWLENVAVHHLRENTHTRYTACVNRYLIPGLGKKKLSKLTAKDVRTWLNQLRTTCQCCTRRLDADRDQPRCCATGACCSKRLSPLTLAYLHSVLKSALEHAVREEEIPRNVARNVRTGTPRPRRFEPLTADEARQFLSATYDHRLHALFELALHTGLRKGELLGLRWEDLNLDTGTAAIRRTLQRTSTGGLITLPTKTRASERRIALPTRCVQSLKLRHEQQKREREAAGTAWQHSGHVFTTVQGGSIDPTNLTRAFTTLLRKAGLRRIRFHDLRHSTATLLLEQGVELVVIKELLGHAHIGVTATVYAHVRLRLQRDAIDAFGGALVGRETTETARSNGDELPPCASLVR; the protein is encoded by the coding sequence ATGACCACACCCCGCGACACCCCCGCCTCCCGCCGCGCCCGAGCCAACGGCGACGGAACCGTCTACCAGCGCAAGGACAGCCGCTGGGAGGCCGCCGGATACGTCCTCGCCCCCGGCAACACCCGCAAGCGCATCCGCGTCTACGGCACCACCCGCAAGGAAGCCCTCGCCAAGCTCACCGAGAAGATCGCCGCCAGCAACCGCGGCCTCCCCGCCCCCTCCGCGCAGGGCAGCCTGACCACGTACCTGACGTACTGGCTGGAGAACGTCGCCGTCCACCATCTCCGCGAGAACACCCACACCCGCTACACCGCCTGCGTCAACCGCTACCTCATCCCTGGCCTCGGCAAGAAGAAGCTCAGCAAGCTCACCGCCAAGGACGTCCGCACTTGGCTCAACCAGCTCCGCACCACCTGCCAGTGCTGCACCCGTCGCCTCGACGCCGACCGTGACCAGCCCCGCTGCTGCGCCACCGGAGCCTGCTGCTCCAAGCGGCTCTCCCCGCTGACGCTGGCCTACCTCCACTCCGTCCTCAAATCCGCCCTGGAGCACGCCGTCAGAGAAGAGGAGATCCCTCGCAACGTCGCCCGCAACGTCCGCACCGGCACGCCCCGCCCCCGACGCTTCGAACCGCTCACCGCAGACGAAGCCCGCCAGTTCCTCAGCGCCACGTACGATCACCGGCTGCATGCCCTGTTCGAGCTCGCGCTCCACACCGGCCTCCGCAAGGGCGAACTTCTCGGCCTCCGTTGGGAAGACCTCAACCTCGACACCGGTACCGCTGCCATCCGCCGAACTTTGCAGCGCACCAGCACGGGCGGACTCATCACATTGCCTACCAAGACCCGGGCCTCCGAGCGCCGCATCGCCCTCCCCACTCGCTGCGTCCAGTCGCTGAAGCTCCGCCACGAGCAGCAGAAGCGCGAGCGTGAGGCCGCAGGCACCGCGTGGCAGCACAGCGGGCATGTGTTCACCACGGTGCAGGGCGGATCGATCGACCCGACCAACCTCACCCGCGCCTTCACCACGCTTCTCCGCAAGGCCGGCCTCCGCCGCATCCGCTTTCATGACCTCCGGCACTCGACGGCCACGCTGCTCCTGGAACAGGGCGTCGAACTCGTCGTGATCAAGGAACTCCTCGGCCACGCCCACATCGGCGTCACCGCCACCGTCTACGCCCACGTCAGACTCCGCCTCCAGCGTGACGCCATCGACGCCTTCGGCGGCGCGCTCGTCGGCCGGGAGACCACCGAGACAGCACGCTCCAACGGCGACGAACTGCCACCCTGCGCCTCACTCGTCCGCTGA
- a CDS encoding helix-turn-helix domain-containing protein yields the protein MTTHPPPTLHQEPDLSRELLTVPQVMARLQLGRSAVYDLLRSGQLVSITLGRARRIPTHALTDFIRTRLEQEAA from the coding sequence ATGACTACGCACCCGCCTCCGACGCTTCATCAAGAGCCGGACCTGTCACGGGAGTTGCTGACGGTCCCCCAGGTGATGGCCCGTCTCCAGCTTGGTCGCTCCGCCGTCTACGACCTGCTCCGCTCCGGCCAGCTCGTCTCGATCACCCTCGGCCGCGCCCGCCGCATCCCCACCCACGCGCTGACCGACTTCATCCGCACCCGCCTCGAACAGGAAGCCGCCTGA
- a CDS encoding replication initiator yields MVTLDLHHVASPAVRDLLHLVNHPDFDRAQQQIERLGGCAEPVRLTGHSTTVDTTTGEVLRSYTSSAEPTGSLFTACGNRRASRCPACSRIYAADTYHLIRAGLSGGKTVPDTVRTHPRVFVTLTPPSFGPVHNRLTTPGGDVRPCRCRKFHDPTDALIGTPLNPATYDYEGAVLFNAHASALWARFTTYLRREIAAGLGMTQKTAHAVLRVSFAKVAEYQQRGLVHFHAVIRLDGPEGNTTSPPPYATVAVLTKAARAAAARVRVTVASDTVGERELGWGEQFDVREIVSFGTDAEFTDQAVAAYVAKYATKSADASGTLDRALFCRPCQGRGATVLPHGTPLPCTACDGTGQALPLSRLAVARHVRRMIRTCWELGRLPEFAHLKLWKWAHMLGFRGHFSTKSRSYSTTLGALRDARRTWRTEQARTHAGLPESDPTTTLVVDHWNYLGSGYSPGAALLSADVWHRKEQERQFVAEGGC; encoded by the coding sequence ATGGTCACCCTGGACCTGCACCACGTGGCAAGCCCCGCCGTGCGGGACCTGCTCCACCTCGTCAACCACCCCGACTTCGACCGCGCACAGCAGCAGATCGAGCGCCTCGGCGGCTGCGCCGAACCCGTCCGCTTGACCGGCCACAGCACCACCGTCGACACCACGACCGGCGAAGTGCTGCGCTCCTACACCTCCTCCGCCGAACCGACGGGCAGCCTGTTCACCGCGTGCGGTAACCGCCGCGCCTCCCGCTGCCCGGCCTGCTCCCGCATCTACGCCGCCGACACCTACCACCTCATCCGTGCCGGCCTCTCCGGCGGCAAGACCGTGCCCGACACCGTCCGCACCCATCCCCGCGTCTTCGTCACCCTCACCCCGCCGTCCTTCGGCCCCGTCCACAACCGCCTCACCACCCCCGGCGGCGATGTCCGTCCGTGCCGCTGCCGCAAGTTCCACGACCCCACGGACGCTCTGATCGGGACGCCGCTGAACCCCGCGACGTACGACTACGAGGGCGCGGTCTTGTTCAACGCCCATGCCTCCGCACTGTGGGCCCGCTTCACCACCTACCTGCGCCGTGAGATCGCCGCCGGGCTCGGCATGACCCAGAAGACCGCCCACGCGGTCCTGCGGGTCTCCTTCGCCAAGGTCGCCGAGTACCAGCAGCGCGGTCTAGTTCACTTCCACGCCGTCATCCGGCTTGACGGCCCGGAGGGCAACACCACGTCCCCGCCGCCGTACGCCACCGTCGCCGTACTCACCAAGGCCGCCCGCGCCGCCGCCGCGCGGGTCCGCGTCACGGTCGCCTCGGATACGGTCGGGGAACGCGAACTCGGCTGGGGCGAACAGTTCGACGTGCGCGAGATCGTCTCCTTCGGCACTGACGCCGAATTCACCGACCAGGCCGTGGCCGCCTACGTGGCGAAGTACGCCACCAAGTCCGCCGACGCCTCCGGCACCCTCGACCGCGCCCTGTTCTGCCGCCCCTGCCAGGGACGCGGCGCCACCGTGCTACCCCACGGGACGCCACTCCCGTGCACCGCGTGCGACGGGACCGGGCAGGCTCTGCCGCTGTCCCGGCTCGCCGTCGCCCGGCATGTGCGACGGATGATCCGCACCTGCTGGGAACTGGGCAGGCTGCCGGAGTTCGCCCACCTCAAGCTCTGGAAGTGGGCGCACATGCTCGGCTTCCGGGGCCACTTCTCCACCAAGTCCCGCAGCTACTCCACCACCCTCGGCGCGCTGCGCGACGCCCGCCGCACCTGGCGCACCGAACAGGCCCGCACCCACGCCGGCCTGCCCGAGTCCGACCCGACGACCACCCTCGTCGTCGACCACTGGAACTACCTCGGCTCGGGTTACAGCCCCGGCGCCGCGCTCCTCTCCGCCGACGTGTGGCACCGCAAGGAACAGGAACGGCAGTTCGTGGCAGAGGGCGGCTGCTGA
- a CDS encoding DUF2637 domain-containing protein produces the protein MAEERFTRRTVTVVMAVIAALAFVFSFGNVWALALRLGVPHSIAPLIAPMVDLSVVGLLVALRFLALHGVPETELKAGTRLLHLCGLLTLALNTAEPLLTGRYGRACLDTVAPLLLLGWGHVGPAFLARFHTLTRPTPHLEAAAPICEPVPDDAPVPDPPTPAPAPAADLPVAVANATRPASGPALPAALIDSARRIADTHRAEHGTPITAAHLGTRMGVALPVATAALAQL, from the coding sequence ATGGCGGAGGAACGGTTCACCCGGCGCACCGTGACCGTGGTCATGGCGGTCATCGCGGCCCTGGCCTTCGTCTTCTCCTTCGGCAACGTCTGGGCACTCGCCCTGCGGCTCGGCGTTCCCCACTCGATCGCACCGCTGATCGCCCCCATGGTGGACCTGTCCGTCGTCGGGCTCCTGGTCGCCCTGCGCTTCCTCGCCCTGCACGGCGTCCCCGAGACGGAGTTGAAGGCCGGTACCCGGCTGCTGCACCTGTGCGGCCTGCTCACCCTCGCCCTGAACACCGCCGAACCGCTGCTGACCGGACGCTACGGCCGAGCCTGCCTGGACACCGTCGCCCCGCTCCTGCTGCTCGGCTGGGGCCACGTCGGCCCCGCTTTCCTCGCCCGGTTCCACACCCTCACCCGCCCCACCCCGCACCTGGAGGCCGCCGCCCCCATCTGTGAACCGGTGCCCGACGACGCACCCGTACCCGATCCCCCGACGCCCGCCCCGGCTCCGGCCGCCGATCTGCCTGTCGCCGTCGCCAATGCGACTCGGCCCGCCTCCGGCCCGGCCCTGCCAGCCGCCCTGATCGACTCAGCCCGGCGCATCGCGGACACCCACCGCGCCGAGCACGGAACGCCCATCACCGCCGCCCACCTGGGCACGCGCATGGGCGTCGCCCTGCCGGTGGCCACCGCCGCACTCGCTCAGCTCTGA
- a CDS encoding FtsK/SpoIIIE domain-containing protein — translation MEAITGYASYALPIATALIGVWLLVTVVRYARADRGTRVSMRQAVRVRWGWVRLARMAGLTVTDKTPGLLAQITAAKDGPAHAPRVLTPRIKVTPDRFGVIVRARTLPQVGLEEYQKAARFLADAWRCTRVSVLPDGPGKVVIRGVRSDPLTTSTGHRPTGRPPTDLTRWELGVDEYAAKVCVSLANVPGVTVAGTPGSGKTSTVNKFVCDFAPSAAVQIAGADGKVSRASEGDYADLVKRMFAFCGDDLDEANALFKRLVELRRRRSSTIRDVLGVKNMWHVGPSPQWPLTVLIIDEAHTFFREYKGSDAETKRLAALTAENARLVEDLVKKGRSVGILVILISQKTTGDALPTFIRDVCPIGLSFAQKTVEAAVAALGDDIRNWPDASPVTLQDPAYVGIAVMALQGRPGYTRIRTPYVSDSDAARVAEDTSHLTADPALCLDALLASTSRTILDDEPDDAIASLAK, via the coding sequence ATGGAAGCCATCACGGGATACGCGTCGTACGCGCTGCCGATCGCTACTGCGCTGATCGGTGTGTGGCTGCTGGTGACGGTGGTGCGCTACGCGCGTGCCGACCGGGGCACGCGGGTGAGCATGCGGCAGGCCGTCCGGGTGCGGTGGGGCTGGGTACGGCTCGCGCGGATGGCCGGGTTGACTGTCACCGATAAGACCCCGGGCCTGCTCGCGCAGATCACCGCGGCCAAAGACGGCCCCGCCCACGCACCTCGGGTGCTCACTCCCCGGATCAAGGTGACGCCGGACCGGTTCGGCGTGATCGTGCGGGCCAGGACGCTGCCGCAGGTCGGGCTGGAGGAGTACCAGAAGGCGGCGCGGTTCCTGGCTGATGCCTGGCGGTGCACGCGGGTGTCCGTGCTGCCGGACGGCCCCGGCAAGGTGGTGATCCGGGGCGTGCGCTCCGACCCGCTGACCACGTCGACCGGGCATCGGCCCACCGGCCGCCCGCCCACGGACCTGACACGTTGGGAGCTGGGCGTGGACGAGTACGCCGCCAAGGTGTGCGTGTCCTTGGCCAACGTGCCCGGCGTGACCGTGGCCGGCACCCCCGGCTCGGGCAAGACCTCGACCGTCAACAAGTTCGTCTGCGACTTCGCACCCTCGGCGGCCGTGCAGATCGCGGGTGCGGACGGCAAGGTGTCACGGGCCTCGGAGGGCGACTACGCCGACCTGGTCAAGCGGATGTTCGCGTTCTGCGGGGACGACCTTGACGAAGCCAACGCGCTGTTCAAGCGGCTGGTGGAGCTGCGTCGACGCCGGTCCTCGACCATCCGTGACGTGCTGGGCGTGAAGAACATGTGGCACGTCGGCCCCTCGCCGCAGTGGCCGCTCACGGTCCTGATCATCGACGAGGCGCACACGTTCTTCCGCGAGTACAAGGGCAGCGACGCCGAGACGAAACGTCTGGCTGCCCTGACGGCGGAGAACGCCCGGCTGGTGGAGGACTTGGTCAAGAAGGGCCGCAGCGTCGGCATCCTGGTGATTCTAATCAGCCAGAAGACCACCGGTGACGCCCTCCCGACCTTCATCCGCGACGTGTGCCCCATCGGGCTGTCCTTCGCACAGAAGACCGTGGAAGCCGCGGTGGCTGCGCTGGGTGACGACATCCGCAACTGGCCCGACGCCAGCCCGGTCACCTTGCAGGACCCCGCCTACGTCGGCATCGCTGTGATGGCGTTGCAGGGCCGCCCCGGCTACACCCGCATCCGCACCCCCTACGTCTCGGACTCCGACGCGGCCCGCGTCGCCGAGGACACTTCCCATCTGACCGCCGATCCCGCCCTGTGCCTGGATGCTCTCCTCGCCTCGACCAGCCGCACGATCCTCGATGACGAGCCGGACGACGCCATTGCATCGCTCGCCAAGTAG
- a CDS encoding SCO3933 family regulatory protein has translation MAMTRIRVALLPSAVCIAGTEPVLKIKDQQTGEVATDRETGASLYTVTAMLMEDGRAEVLKITVPETGLAAGLKPGAMVRPVELFATPWARIFNGQLSDGVAYRAARLELATVEAAQ, from the coding sequence ATGGCCATGACCCGTATCCGTGTTGCCCTGCTGCCGTCGGCGGTCTGCATCGCGGGCACCGAGCCGGTATTGAAGATCAAGGACCAGCAGACCGGGGAGGTCGCCACCGACCGGGAGACCGGCGCGTCGCTGTACACGGTGACCGCGATGCTCATGGAGGACGGCCGGGCCGAGGTCCTGAAGATCACAGTCCCGGAGACGGGCCTGGCCGCCGGGCTCAAGCCGGGCGCGATGGTGAGGCCCGTCGAGCTGTTCGCGACCCCGTGGGCGCGGATCTTCAACGGTCAGCTCTCCGACGGCGTCGCCTACCGGGCCGCCCGACTGGAGCTGGCAACGGTGGAGGCGGCCCAGTGA
- a CDS encoding GntR family transcriptional regulator codes for MTLPLDEDSRPPYLQAAEALRDAILNGEFRPGERLPSANVLGERFGVSSSTVQNALRVLKQEGLVHSQLGRGSFVSMSAIGSAEPTDSEYDEAETGEPDGPVDAIRNEDGRPPYVQVADALHREIVEGVYPPGSQLPPAREIQERFQVANSTAQNAYRRLKQAGLVYAVKGRGVFVRQEPEPGKYHGPITNYLLREEIDREVRAAATEFADLSDDELLEREAELDQRWVTVREEHQRLFNERRKVKREKSRRGLFLPPLHDDDAEPDMSPSEKLNTALAESKKRRQQRP; via the coding sequence ATGACCCTGCCCTTGGACGAGGACTCCCGGCCGCCGTATCTCCAGGCCGCCGAAGCTCTACGGGACGCGATCCTGAACGGCGAATTCCGCCCCGGTGAGCGCCTGCCCTCGGCCAACGTGCTGGGGGAGAGGTTCGGTGTCTCCAGCTCCACTGTCCAAAACGCTCTGCGGGTCCTCAAGCAGGAAGGGCTGGTCCATTCCCAGCTAGGCCGGGGCAGCTTTGTCAGCATGTCCGCGATCGGAAGCGCCGAGCCGACCGACAGTGAGTACGACGAGGCTGAAACCGGAGAGCCGGACGGGCCGGTCGATGCCATCCGTAACGAAGACGGCCGGCCGCCGTACGTTCAGGTGGCCGACGCCCTCCACCGAGAGATCGTGGAAGGCGTCTACCCTCCCGGTTCGCAGCTGCCCCCGGCCCGCGAGATCCAAGAGCGGTTCCAAGTCGCCAACTCCACCGCCCAGAACGCCTACCGCAGACTCAAGCAGGCAGGACTGGTGTATGCGGTCAAGGGACGCGGCGTCTTCGTGCGCCAAGAGCCGGAGCCGGGCAAGTACCACGGGCCGATCACGAACTACCTGCTGAGGGAGGAGATCGACCGAGAGGTCCGCGCAGCCGCCACCGAGTTCGCCGACCTCAGCGATGACGAGCTGTTGGAACGAGAAGCGGAGCTGGACCAGCGATGGGTCACGGTCCGTGAGGAGCACCAGCGGCTCTTCAACGAGCGCCGGAAAGTCAAACGCGAGAAGAGCCGACGAGGCCTGTTCCTGCCGCCCCTCCATGACGACGACGCCGAGCCGGACATGTCGCCGAGCGAGAAGCTGAACACCGCACTGGCCGAATCGAAGAAGCGTCGGCAGCAGCGCCCCTGA
- a CDS encoding IS481 family transposase — MSVVEQRYRAVLAVLAGATVTEIAASLGVSRQTVSGWKSRYAASGLAGLADRSRRPASCPHQASAEVETAVCELRRKHPRWGPRRIAHALERSGAVSPLPSRMTVYRILVRHGLVEPGVRRRKRSDYKRWQRDRPMQLWQMDIVGGVMLVNTVTGELTEAKVVTGVDDHSRFCVIASVVERATGRAVCAAFAGALRRFGVPEEVLTDNGKQFTDRFGQGGEVLFDRICRENGIAHRLTQPASPTTTGKVERFHQTLRRELLDDCGAFESIEAAQAALDRWVQEYNSMRPHQALDMQSPGDRFTPVPEEERDMLGLKIPGVLALVPQQRTPPADPDPDPDPAPAPAPAPAPAEASAVPAALPEVVPAAAVEPGGPVEFDRVVPASGNLQVAGKQFWLGPARSGLTVTFWADTSVIHLLIAGTRIKSVRSHLSVADLGRLAVRGGRTAGPAPLPAGEGMAFEVDRVVNNSGLVGLAGRQVLAAEILGGRQVGIRLDDETLSFFDPSSRELLRVRPNPLTGEEVRRLRGLRPAGPPPRPGIEPVRVQRRISAVGTIMVCRQSVSLGRPYAGQTVTVHVSETTITVELDGQVRVIRRTTDIPVRHVKANKPYKVSDVV; from the coding sequence TTGTCGGTTGTCGAGCAGAGATACCGGGCTGTGCTCGCGGTGCTGGCGGGTGCGACGGTGACGGAGATCGCCGCGTCGCTGGGGGTGTCGCGGCAGACGGTGAGCGGGTGGAAGTCGAGGTATGCCGCCTCGGGCCTGGCGGGGCTGGCGGACCGGTCACGCAGGCCGGCCTCGTGTCCGCATCAGGCCTCCGCCGAGGTGGAGACGGCCGTGTGCGAGCTGCGGCGCAAGCACCCTCGCTGGGGTCCGCGGCGGATCGCTCATGCGCTGGAGCGGTCCGGGGCGGTGAGCCCGCTGCCGTCACGGATGACTGTGTATCGGATCCTGGTCCGTCACGGTCTGGTGGAGCCGGGGGTGCGGCGGCGGAAGCGGTCGGATTACAAGCGCTGGCAGCGGGACCGGCCGATGCAGTTGTGGCAGATGGACATCGTCGGCGGCGTGATGCTGGTCAACACGGTGACCGGTGAGCTGACCGAGGCCAAAGTCGTGACCGGGGTGGACGATCATTCCCGGTTCTGCGTGATCGCGTCGGTGGTGGAGCGGGCGACCGGTCGGGCGGTCTGTGCGGCGTTCGCGGGGGCCCTGCGGAGGTTCGGGGTGCCGGAAGAGGTGCTGACCGACAACGGCAAGCAGTTCACCGACCGGTTCGGGCAGGGCGGTGAGGTGTTGTTCGACCGGATCTGCCGGGAGAACGGGATCGCGCATCGGCTGACGCAGCCGGCGTCGCCGACCACGACGGGCAAGGTGGAGCGGTTCCATCAGACGCTGCGGCGTGAACTCCTCGACGACTGCGGCGCGTTCGAGAGCATCGAAGCGGCCCAGGCGGCACTGGATCGTTGGGTGCAGGAATACAACTCGATGCGTCCGCATCAGGCCTTGGACATGCAGTCTCCGGGAGACCGGTTCACCCCGGTGCCCGAGGAGGAGCGGGACATGCTGGGGCTGAAGATTCCCGGAGTGCTGGCGCTGGTGCCGCAGCAGCGGACACCTCCAGCGGACCCGGACCCGGACCCGGACCCGGCTCCGGCTCCGGCTCCGGCTCCGGCTCCGGCTGAAGCCTCGGCTGTGCCCGCCGCCCTGCCTGAGGTGGTCCCGGCCGCGGCGGTGGAGCCCGGTGGGCCGGTGGAGTTCGATCGGGTGGTGCCTGCGAGTGGGAATCTGCAGGTGGCGGGCAAGCAGTTTTGGCTGGGTCCGGCCCGTTCGGGGCTGACGGTGACGTTCTGGGCGGACACGTCGGTGATCCATCTGCTGATCGCTGGGACGCGGATCAAGAGCGTGCGGTCGCACCTGTCGGTGGCTGACCTGGGACGGCTGGCTGTCCGGGGCGGCCGTACGGCCGGACCGGCCCCGCTGCCTGCCGGTGAGGGGATGGCGTTCGAGGTGGACCGGGTCGTGAACAACAGCGGCCTGGTGGGCCTGGCCGGGCGCCAGGTGCTGGCCGCGGAGATCCTCGGCGGCCGCCAGGTGGGCATCCGCCTCGACGACGAGACGCTGTCGTTCTTCGACCCATCCTCGCGAGAACTCCTGCGGGTGCGGCCCAACCCGCTGACCGGAGAGGAAGTGCGTCGGCTGCGGGGCCTGCGTCCGGCCGGACCGCCACCGCGGCCGGGCATCGAGCCGGTGCGGGTGCAGCGGCGGATCAGTGCTGTGGGCACGATCATGGTCTGCCGCCAGAGCGTCTCCCTCGGCCGCCCGTACGCAGGCCAGACGGTGACCGTGCACGTGTCTGAGACGACGATCACCGTCGAGCTGGACGGGCAGGTCCGGGTCATCCGGCGCACGACCGACATTCCCGTCCGCCACGTCAAGGCGAACAAGCCCTACAAGGTTTCCGATGTTGTCTAG
- a CDS encoding helix-turn-helix domain-containing protein, with product MITELADNVRKYRRRAGMSQEELAHAAGVSPGTVRKAEQGGTLRMETLHTLARALGVTTAALMASDAPEPVGRTEEPNRVNLIQLRAALTPAVGLVDQDAEAVAEEPNLRTFRRTLQDARVLYFSDSYKSVAAQLPVLLRDAAQAVAYYDSGDEHRQALLARAEALRLAGTYLTQVRQYDIAYAAVRGAIMDARQAGDMLAAGSGVGCMCWLLVRQGRLDEAEQVAAQSMDAVEPKITGAEPDHYAVWGGLAMEAAAAAARNNRPDEAKAYRQAARVAATAVGTAHRNVSRHWSVFGPVTVAVKALEDSLVIGDARAVVRKAGEQEELSPKAWKRLGRPSTNDGNRFTLDVARAHTRTGDLSAAMEELTRAREAAPQWLRHQNGAAETMQEILGKRKRTLTTEMREMADYLGVVG from the coding sequence ATGATTACGGAGCTGGCCGACAACGTCCGCAAGTACCGGCGTCGCGCGGGGATGAGCCAGGAGGAACTGGCTCACGCCGCAGGCGTATCGCCGGGCACGGTACGCAAGGCCGAGCAGGGCGGCACTCTCCGCATGGAGACCCTGCACACGCTCGCCCGAGCCCTGGGGGTGACGACGGCAGCCTTGATGGCGTCCGATGCCCCGGAGCCCGTCGGGCGGACCGAGGAGCCGAACCGCGTCAACCTGATTCAGCTCCGCGCCGCCCTCACCCCAGCCGTCGGACTCGTGGACCAGGACGCCGAAGCCGTGGCCGAGGAACCGAACCTGCGCACCTTCCGGCGGACGCTGCAAGACGCACGGGTGCTGTACTTCTCCGACAGCTACAAGAGCGTCGCGGCCCAACTGCCGGTCCTGCTGCGTGATGCCGCACAAGCCGTCGCCTACTACGACAGCGGGGACGAGCACCGGCAGGCTCTGCTGGCCCGTGCCGAGGCGCTGCGTCTGGCCGGCACCTATCTCACCCAGGTACGGCAGTACGACATCGCGTACGCCGCCGTGCGCGGCGCCATCATGGATGCCCGTCAGGCCGGAGACATGCTTGCGGCGGGCTCCGGTGTCGGCTGCATGTGCTGGTTGCTGGTGCGGCAGGGCCGCTTGGACGAGGCGGAACAGGTCGCCGCCCAGAGCATGGATGCGGTGGAGCCGAAGATCACCGGGGCCGAGCCGGACCACTACGCGGTGTGGGGCGGCCTGGCGATGGAGGCCGCCGCCGCAGCCGCGAGGAACAACCGTCCCGACGAGGCGAAGGCGTACCGTCAAGCCGCCCGGGTCGCGGCAACCGCGGTCGGGACGGCACATCGCAACGTCTCCCGGCACTGGTCCGTCTTCGGGCCGGTCACCGTCGCTGTCAAGGCACTCGAAGACTCGCTGGTCATCGGCGACGCCCGCGCGGTAGTGCGCAAGGCGGGCGAGCAGGAGGAGTTGTCGCCCAAGGCATGGAAGCGCTTGGGCAGGCCCAGCACCAACGACGGGAACCGCTTCACCCTCGATGTGGCGCGCGCCCACACCCGGACCGGCGACCTGTCCGCCGCCATGGAGGAGTTGACCCGCGCCAGGGAAGCCGCCCCGCAGTGGCTGCGGCACCAGAACGGGGCCGCCGAGACCATGCAGGAGATCCTCGGCAAACGCAAGCGCACCCTCACCACGGAGATGCGCGAAATGGCCGACTACCTGGGCGTTGTCGGGTAG
- a CDS encoding DUF7848 domain-containing protein yields the protein MPDSADTNAPVRDAARGRYRFREYHVTTVPDPLALPAFTAVCVTGEESNCGATSGTLHTPDELTHWIAGHCAQTGHQHYEQTVRAILRAEPGAWQ from the coding sequence GTGCCTGACTCTGCGGACACCAACGCACCGGTCCGCGACGCCGCACGGGGGCGCTACCGCTTCCGCGAGTACCACGTGACCACCGTCCCCGACCCCCTGGCACTGCCGGCCTTCACGGCGGTCTGCGTCACCGGCGAGGAAAGCAACTGCGGTGCCACATCCGGCACCCTGCACACCCCGGACGAGCTGACGCATTGGATCGCCGGACACTGCGCCCAGACCGGCCACCAGCACTACGAGCAGACCGTCCGAGCCATACTCCGCGCCGAGCCCGGCGCGTGGCAGTAA
- a CDS encoding RHS repeat-associated core domain-containing protein, translating into MYLGATEITWTKATGKTTARRYYDLGGAGAVRQDDGTLSFVVADHHGTGELAVDARTQVMVQRRNMPFGEARGTAVPAGTWPGNKGFIGGTQDPTGLTHLGAREYAPDTGRFLSADAVVDPSDPQQLNGYAYGHNNPLRRSDPTGNYDPDEREYCNQNPGKCVGGKVVPSKPSKPKKNPNPRMGKKRAHMPAVQSERPQKHH; encoded by the coding sequence TTGTACCTGGGCGCCACGGAGATCACCTGGACGAAGGCCACGGGGAAGACGACGGCCCGGCGGTATTACGACCTCGGCGGGGCGGGCGCCGTACGCCAGGACGACGGCACGCTCTCGTTCGTCGTCGCCGACCACCACGGCACCGGCGAACTCGCCGTCGACGCCAGGACCCAGGTCATGGTGCAGCGCCGCAACATGCCCTTCGGTGAAGCACGCGGCACGGCGGTGCCGGCCGGAACCTGGCCGGGCAACAAGGGCTTCATCGGCGGTACGCAGGACCCGACCGGCCTCACCCATCTCGGAGCCCGGGAGTACGCCCCGGACACGGGCCGTTTCCTCAGCGCTGACGCGGTGGTCGACCCGTCGGACCCGCAGCAGTTGAACGGCTACGCCTACGGGCACAACAACCCGCTGCGGCGCAGCGACCCGACGGGAAATTACGACCCGGACGAGAGGGAGTACTGCAACCAGAACCCCGGGAAATGCGTGGGCGGAAAGGTCGTCCCCAGCAAGCCCTCGAAGCCCAAGAAGAACCCGAACCCGAGGATGGGCAAGAAGCGCGCCCATATGCCGGCGGTGCAGAGCGAGCGCCCTCAAAAACATCATTGA